Genomic window (Leptospira weilii):
TCGCATTTACGAAAAGGTTCGTTATCACCTGAGAGAATTCGAAACGAATCCCGCGAACTTTCAACTTTTTGATCAGACTAAGCTCCACACTCAATCCTTTCTCTTTTGCAGAAGGTTCGTTCGAATAAACTACCTCCTCGATTACCAGAGCCGGATCGAAGTTTTCGACAAGACCGGAATTGTCTTCTCCCTGAACTTCCTCGAACTTTAAAAGATTTTCAATGAGATGATTAAGACGTTTTATATTCTTTTCAATTACATCCAACATCCCACTTTGATCCTTGGACAAGAAAGTATTGATTTCCGCCCTCAGAAGTTCAAAGTAACCCTGAATGTTCGTCATAGGAGAACGCAGCTCGTGACTGATATTCGAAATGAATTCGTGCTTGGCCTGTTCCGTTTCTTTTTTTTCAGAATCATACAGGATATGAACCTGATAGATCTTTCTCGCCCTTTCGAACAACGCAGTGATACTGAGAGAAACATCCATTTCGGACTTGTCTCTCAACTTCATCTTCGCTTGATCCACACGAAGCATCGTCTCCGGAGATTTTGTCGGAGAGGACCAATCGCCCATCTCCTCCAAGCCGGGAAACAAATCCTCCAATCTCAAATTATGGATGTTATCCTTACTATAACCGGTAAGACTCCGAAAATTATAATTTCCCGCGATCAACGCACCCGACACAGAATCTAACAAAATGACCGGGATTGGGGAAAACTCAAATAGATAGTTGAATCGATCGTCCGAAAACTGGAGCTCCATATTTCTCTTATCCATCTCGAGCCCCTGCATCATTAGAACATTATCGATTGCTAATGCTTTAATCTCTTGAGTACGGATTTCTTGAAATAAAAAATCCAATATGGAGTTGATACCGGTTCTGATCGCGGACGCGGTCCCTTTGAGAGGCAATACCGGCAATCGTACGCCTTTTTTGGAATTATAGATGTTCAAAACGAGATTGTGAACGTCGGAAACCAAATCCCCGAGTTCTCTTCGGTCCCCCGTCATTTCCAATAGGCGATTGGATTCATCCTCGCGGTTAAACTGTTCTTCCATTAGAAGGGTTTTTTTGGTTTTTAAAGCGGCGGGATAAATCGGAATCGGATCCTGAGCGGCCAAGTCGAGGGCTTCCAAAAGAACCGGCGGAGGGTCGGTTAGATGTTTTATGGATCTCCAGTAGATTCTTCCTAAGTATTCCAATTCCTCCAGAGCGGCAACCGGAGAAAGAATCTCCTGCAAATCCTGCGAAGGCTGTTTGTAAAAGTAATGCAGTTGTTCCGGTTCTATCTTGAACTCCGGAACGTTTTCCTGAATCACATGCTCCGTAGTATCGCTCGTATTTTCGATCAACGATTGAATCGCGCGGAATAAAGCGCTCTGAAGTTTATTGACTCGATCCGGATA
Coding sequences:
- a CDS encoding ATP-binding protein, with product MSSVIEIAITSRISAFPILYAKSRGFFEKEGIQVQIRVLENYDAILAFLSSGKIEAGEIPFTTWLDLHLKKAVPNKSIFRGMILSRMIHSFYSRYNSSMDSILEGTPYLIPVLQNTSIDKLLAQEFMRSSRFRKKISYTFVYSRSYLLEYEFAQTTTLGLVGSVQESHFLNNGFRISEGRDLPPYRLPVNMLAFNGRFAKTYPDRVNKLQSALFRAIQSLIENTSDTTEHVIQENVPEFKIEPEQLHYFYKQPSQDLQEILSPVAALEELEYLGRIYWRSIKHLTDPPPVLLEALDLAAQDPIPIYPAALKTKKTLLMEEQFNREDESNRLLEMTGDRRELGDLVSDVHNLVLNIYNSKKGVRLPVLPLKGTASAIRTGINSILDFLFQEIRTQEIKALAIDNVLMMQGLEMDKRNMELQFSDDRFNYLFEFSPIPVILLDSVSGALIAGNYNFRSLTGYSKDNIHNLRLEDLFPGLEEMGDWSSPTKSPETMLRVDQAKMKLRDKSEMDVSLSITALFERARKIYQVHILYDSEKKETEQAKHEFISNISHELRSPMTNIQGYFELLRAEINTFLSKDQSGMLDVIEKNIKRLNHLIENLLKFEEVQGEDNSGLVENFDPALVIEEVVYSNEPSAKEKGLSVELSLIKKLKVRGIRFEFSQVITNLFVNAIKYTEKGKIEMTMNEPGGGKIEINIKDTGVGIDPKYVEKVFERFFRVPNDRNKRVGGTGLGLPISRTILHKMNGEINLESRVGGGSNFKISLPLQPSDSK